A section of the Macadamia integrifolia cultivar HAES 741 chromosome 9, SCU_Mint_v3, whole genome shotgun sequence genome encodes:
- the LOC122088968 gene encoding folylpolyglutamate synthase-like isoform X5, whose amino-acid sequence MRSDEVAERSFQDLPPSSSYETAMEALSSLIYSVKHGDRSSIDGTTSGRYGKLERMHIYLKMLSLEEHIAGLKIIHVAGTKGKGSTCAFCEAILRECGFRTGLFTSPHLIDVRERFRIDGLDISEYKFLQYFWDCWNQLKEKIMEDLPMPPLFQFLTLLALKIFVCEKVDVAIIEVGLGGELDSTNVIKETLVCGISPLGMDHTEILGNTLAKIAFHKAGIFKHKVPAFTVPQPSEAMDVLQRRASKLMVPLQVASPLDPEKLNGVKLSLSGDHQFINAGLAVALCRCWLQSTRNSEELFENNSSDFPEEFLKGLSTAHLAGRAQIVHDIIKGSSCGDLIFYLDGAHSPESMEVCAKWFSSAVKEDNISSSSFGNEKMKESLSNCAGQHRKQNFEGSKRISKQVLLFNCMDVRDPQILLPQLVNDCASSDAILEENCKKDKSVTSTFDGSLFGDSPQKCNPSEGHFACSAVIPSLSLTIKWMRDSVKKNPSVRVQVLVTGSLHLVGDVLKLLRR is encoded by the exons ATGAGAAGTGATGAAGTTGCTGAAAGAAGCTTTCAAGACTTGCCTCCGTCTTCTTCTTATGAAACTGCTATGGAAGCACTTTCCTCTCTCATTTATAGCGTTAAGCATGGAGATAGGTCAAGTATAGATGGAACAACTTCAGGTAGATATGGGAAATTGGAGAGGATGCATATTTATCTTAAG ATGTTAAGTTTGGAGGAACATATAGCTGGTCTTAAAATAATTCATGTTGCTGGAACCAAAGGGAAG GGTTCAACATGCGCATTCTGTGAAGCTATTTTACGGGAGTGTGGATTTAGAACTGGACTCTTCACATCTCCACACCTAATTGATGTGAGAGAAAGGTTTCGGATAGATGG GTTGGATATTTCAGAATATAAATTTCTACAGTACTTTTGGGATTGTTGGAACCAGTTGAAG GAAAAAATTATGGAAGACTTGCCGATGCCCCCACTATTTCAGTTCCTTACTTTATTGGCCTTAAAGATATTTGTCTGCGAAAAG GTTGATGTTGCAATTATTGAAGTTGGTCTTGGTGGGGAGTTGGACTCAACAAatgtg ATCAAAGAGACTCTTGTTTGTGGCATATCTCCCTTGGGGATGGATCATACAGAAATTTTGG GAAATACACTAGCAAAAATTGCATTCCACAAGGCTGGAATTTTCAAG CATAAAGTTCCTGCTTTCACGGTACCCCAACCTTCGGAAGCAATGGATGTTCTTCAGAGAAGGGCCTCTAAATTAATG GTTCCTTTACAAGTAGCGTCTCCCCTTGATCCTGAAAAGTTGAATGGAGTAAAGCTTAGCTTGTCTGGTGATCATCAGTTCATAAATGCTGGCCTTGCTGTTGCTCTTTGTAGATGTTGGCTTCAAAGTACACGAAACTCAGAGGAACTCTTC GAAAACAATTCATCAGATTTTCCAGAGGAATTTCTGAAAGGTCTTTCAACTGCACATCTTGCTGGACGGGCTCAGATAGTTCATGATATTATCAAAGGAAGTTCGTGTGGAGATCTGATCTTTTACTTGGATGGAGCTCACAGTCCTGAGAGCATGGAAGTTTGTGCAAAGTGGTTCTCCAGTGCTGTAAAAGAAGACaatatatcttcttcttcttttgggaatgagaaaatgaaagaatcaTTGAGTAATTGTGCTGGTCAACACAGAAAACAGAATTTTGAGGGCTCAAAGAGAATCTCAAAGCAG GTTCTTTTATTCAATTGCATGGATGTGAGAGACCCTCAGATTCTTCTGCCACAACTTGTCAATGACTGTGCTTCCTCCG ATGCTATACTTGAAGAGAACTGCAAGAAAGATAAGTCCGTGACCTCAACATTTGATGGATCCCTTTTTGGAGATTCTCCTCAGAAATGCAATCCTTCTGAGGGACATTTCGCCTGCAGTGCTGTGATTCCATCGTTGTCATTGACAATAAAATGGATGAGAGACTCTGTTAAGAAAAACCCTTCTGTAAGAGTTCAG GTTCTTGTGACTGGGTCCTTGCATCTAGTCGGAGATGTATTGAAGCTCTTGAGGAGATAA
- the LOC122088968 gene encoding folylpolyglutamate synthase-like isoform X2, with protein sequence MRSDEVAERSFQDLPPSSSYETAMEALSSLIYSVKHGDRSSIDGTTSGRYGKLERMHIYLKMLSLEEHIAGLKIIHVAGTKGKGSTCAFCEAILRECGFRTGLFTSPHLIDVRERFRIDGLDISEYKFLQYFWDCWNQLKEKIMEDLPMPPLFQFLTLLALKIFVCEKVDVAIIEVGLGGELDSTNVIKETLVCGISPLGMDHTEILGNTLAKIAFHKAGIFKHKVPAFTVPQPSEAMDVLQRRASKLMVPLQVASPLDPEKLNGVKLSLSGDHQFINAGLAVALCRCWLQSTRNSEELFENNSSDFPEEFLKGLSTAHLAGRAQIVHDIIKGSSCGDLIFYLDGAHSPESMEVCAKWFSSAVKEDNISSSSFGNEKMKESLSNCAGQHRKQNFEGSKRISKQVLLFNCMDVRDPQILLPQLVNDCASSGIHFSKSLFVPSMSKYYKVTSGTTVMSADCFPKDLSWQFTLQGIWEKIMHGKDAILEENCKKDKSVTSTFDGSLFGDSPQKCNPSEGHFACSAVIPSLSLTIKWMRDSVKKNPSVRVQKSTSIAWSFS encoded by the exons ATGAGAAGTGATGAAGTTGCTGAAAGAAGCTTTCAAGACTTGCCTCCGTCTTCTTCTTATGAAACTGCTATGGAAGCACTTTCCTCTCTCATTTATAGCGTTAAGCATGGAGATAGGTCAAGTATAGATGGAACAACTTCAGGTAGATATGGGAAATTGGAGAGGATGCATATTTATCTTAAG ATGTTAAGTTTGGAGGAACATATAGCTGGTCTTAAAATAATTCATGTTGCTGGAACCAAAGGGAAG GGTTCAACATGCGCATTCTGTGAAGCTATTTTACGGGAGTGTGGATTTAGAACTGGACTCTTCACATCTCCACACCTAATTGATGTGAGAGAAAGGTTTCGGATAGATGG GTTGGATATTTCAGAATATAAATTTCTACAGTACTTTTGGGATTGTTGGAACCAGTTGAAG GAAAAAATTATGGAAGACTTGCCGATGCCCCCACTATTTCAGTTCCTTACTTTATTGGCCTTAAAGATATTTGTCTGCGAAAAG GTTGATGTTGCAATTATTGAAGTTGGTCTTGGTGGGGAGTTGGACTCAACAAatgtg ATCAAAGAGACTCTTGTTTGTGGCATATCTCCCTTGGGGATGGATCATACAGAAATTTTGG GAAATACACTAGCAAAAATTGCATTCCACAAGGCTGGAATTTTCAAG CATAAAGTTCCTGCTTTCACGGTACCCCAACCTTCGGAAGCAATGGATGTTCTTCAGAGAAGGGCCTCTAAATTAATG GTTCCTTTACAAGTAGCGTCTCCCCTTGATCCTGAAAAGTTGAATGGAGTAAAGCTTAGCTTGTCTGGTGATCATCAGTTCATAAATGCTGGCCTTGCTGTTGCTCTTTGTAGATGTTGGCTTCAAAGTACACGAAACTCAGAGGAACTCTTC GAAAACAATTCATCAGATTTTCCAGAGGAATTTCTGAAAGGTCTTTCAACTGCACATCTTGCTGGACGGGCTCAGATAGTTCATGATATTATCAAAGGAAGTTCGTGTGGAGATCTGATCTTTTACTTGGATGGAGCTCACAGTCCTGAGAGCATGGAAGTTTGTGCAAAGTGGTTCTCCAGTGCTGTAAAAGAAGACaatatatcttcttcttcttttgggaatgagaaaatgaaagaatcaTTGAGTAATTGTGCTGGTCAACACAGAAAACAGAATTTTGAGGGCTCAAAGAGAATCTCAAAGCAG GTTCTTTTATTCAATTGCATGGATGTGAGAGACCCTCAGATTCTTCTGCCACAACTTGTCAATGACTGTGCTTCCTCCG GTATTCATTTTTCCAAATCCCTTTTTGTTCCAAGTATGTCAAAATATTACAAGGTCACATCTGGTACTACAGTCATGAGTGCAGATTGTTTTCCTAAAGACTTGTCATGGCAATTCACTCTCCAGGGAATTTGGGAGAAGATAATGCATGGGAAAG ATGCTATACTTGAAGAGAACTGCAAGAAAGATAAGTCCGTGACCTCAACATTTGATGGATCCCTTTTTGGAGATTCTCCTCAGAAATGCAATCCTTCTGAGGGACATTTCGCCTGCAGTGCTGTGATTCCATCGTTGTCATTGACAATAAAATGGATGAGAGACTCTGTTAAGAAAAACCCTTCTGTAAGAGTTCAG AAAAGCACTTCAATAGCGTGGAGCTTTAGTTAG
- the LOC122088968 gene encoding folylpolyglutamate synthase-like isoform X3: MRSDEVAERSFQDLPPSSSYETAMEALSSLIYSVKHGDRSSIDGTTSGRYGKLERMHIYLKMLSLEEHIAGLKIIHVAGTKGKGSTCAFCEAILRECGFRTGLFTSPHLIDVRERFRIDGLDISEYKFLQYFWDCWNQLKEKIMEDLPMPPLFQFLTLLALKIFVCEKVDVAIIEVGLGGELDSTNVIKETLVCGISPLGMDHTEILGNTLAKIAFHKAGIFKHKVPAFTVPQPSEAMDVLQRRASKLMVPLQVASPLDPEKLNGVKLSLSGDHQFINAGLAVALCRCWLQSTRNSEELFENNSSDFPEEFLKGLSTAHLAGRAQIVHDIIKGSSCGDLIFYLDGAHSPESMEVCAKWFSSAVKEDNISSSSFGNEKMKESLSNCAGQHRKQNFEGSKRISKQVLLFNCMDVRDPQILLPQLVNDCASSGIHFSKSLFVPSMSKYYKVTSGTTVMSADCFPKDLSWQFTLQGIWEKIMHGKDAILEENCKKDKSVTSTFDGSLFGDSPQKCNPSEGHFACSAVIPSLSLTIKWMRDSVKKNPSVRVQDTCSFG; this comes from the exons ATGAGAAGTGATGAAGTTGCTGAAAGAAGCTTTCAAGACTTGCCTCCGTCTTCTTCTTATGAAACTGCTATGGAAGCACTTTCCTCTCTCATTTATAGCGTTAAGCATGGAGATAGGTCAAGTATAGATGGAACAACTTCAGGTAGATATGGGAAATTGGAGAGGATGCATATTTATCTTAAG ATGTTAAGTTTGGAGGAACATATAGCTGGTCTTAAAATAATTCATGTTGCTGGAACCAAAGGGAAG GGTTCAACATGCGCATTCTGTGAAGCTATTTTACGGGAGTGTGGATTTAGAACTGGACTCTTCACATCTCCACACCTAATTGATGTGAGAGAAAGGTTTCGGATAGATGG GTTGGATATTTCAGAATATAAATTTCTACAGTACTTTTGGGATTGTTGGAACCAGTTGAAG GAAAAAATTATGGAAGACTTGCCGATGCCCCCACTATTTCAGTTCCTTACTTTATTGGCCTTAAAGATATTTGTCTGCGAAAAG GTTGATGTTGCAATTATTGAAGTTGGTCTTGGTGGGGAGTTGGACTCAACAAatgtg ATCAAAGAGACTCTTGTTTGTGGCATATCTCCCTTGGGGATGGATCATACAGAAATTTTGG GAAATACACTAGCAAAAATTGCATTCCACAAGGCTGGAATTTTCAAG CATAAAGTTCCTGCTTTCACGGTACCCCAACCTTCGGAAGCAATGGATGTTCTTCAGAGAAGGGCCTCTAAATTAATG GTTCCTTTACAAGTAGCGTCTCCCCTTGATCCTGAAAAGTTGAATGGAGTAAAGCTTAGCTTGTCTGGTGATCATCAGTTCATAAATGCTGGCCTTGCTGTTGCTCTTTGTAGATGTTGGCTTCAAAGTACACGAAACTCAGAGGAACTCTTC GAAAACAATTCATCAGATTTTCCAGAGGAATTTCTGAAAGGTCTTTCAACTGCACATCTTGCTGGACGGGCTCAGATAGTTCATGATATTATCAAAGGAAGTTCGTGTGGAGATCTGATCTTTTACTTGGATGGAGCTCACAGTCCTGAGAGCATGGAAGTTTGTGCAAAGTGGTTCTCCAGTGCTGTAAAAGAAGACaatatatcttcttcttcttttgggaatgagaaaatgaaagaatcaTTGAGTAATTGTGCTGGTCAACACAGAAAACAGAATTTTGAGGGCTCAAAGAGAATCTCAAAGCAG GTTCTTTTATTCAATTGCATGGATGTGAGAGACCCTCAGATTCTTCTGCCACAACTTGTCAATGACTGTGCTTCCTCCG GTATTCATTTTTCCAAATCCCTTTTTGTTCCAAGTATGTCAAAATATTACAAGGTCACATCTGGTACTACAGTCATGAGTGCAGATTGTTTTCCTAAAGACTTGTCATGGCAATTCACTCTCCAGGGAATTTGGGAGAAGATAATGCATGGGAAAG ATGCTATACTTGAAGAGAACTGCAAGAAAGATAAGTCCGTGACCTCAACATTTGATGGATCCCTTTTTGGAGATTCTCCTCAGAAATGCAATCCTTCTGAGGGACATTTCGCCTGCAGTGCTGTGATTCCATCGTTGTCATTGACAATAAAATGGATGAGAGACTCTGTTAAGAAAAACCCTTCTGTAAGAGTTCAG GACACTTGTTCGTTTGGCTGA
- the LOC122088968 gene encoding folylpolyglutamate synthase-like isoform X1, with product MRSDEVAERSFQDLPPSSSYETAMEALSSLIYSVKHGDRSSIDGTTSGRYGKLERMHIYLKMLSLEEHIAGLKIIHVAGTKGKGSTCAFCEAILRECGFRTGLFTSPHLIDVRERFRIDGLDISEYKFLQYFWDCWNQLKEKIMEDLPMPPLFQFLTLLALKIFVCEKVDVAIIEVGLGGELDSTNVIKETLVCGISPLGMDHTEILGNTLAKIAFHKAGIFKHKVPAFTVPQPSEAMDVLQRRASKLMVPLQVASPLDPEKLNGVKLSLSGDHQFINAGLAVALCRCWLQSTRNSEELFENNSSDFPEEFLKGLSTAHLAGRAQIVHDIIKGSSCGDLIFYLDGAHSPESMEVCAKWFSSAVKEDNISSSSFGNEKMKESLSNCAGQHRKQNFEGSKRISKQVLLFNCMDVRDPQILLPQLVNDCASSGIHFSKSLFVPSMSKYYKVTSGTTVMSADCFPKDLSWQFTLQGIWEKIMHGKDAILEENCKKDKSVTSTFDGSLFGDSPQKCNPSEGHFACSAVIPSLSLTIKWMRDSVKKNPSVRVQVLVTGSLHLVGDVLKLLRR from the exons ATGAGAAGTGATGAAGTTGCTGAAAGAAGCTTTCAAGACTTGCCTCCGTCTTCTTCTTATGAAACTGCTATGGAAGCACTTTCCTCTCTCATTTATAGCGTTAAGCATGGAGATAGGTCAAGTATAGATGGAACAACTTCAGGTAGATATGGGAAATTGGAGAGGATGCATATTTATCTTAAG ATGTTAAGTTTGGAGGAACATATAGCTGGTCTTAAAATAATTCATGTTGCTGGAACCAAAGGGAAG GGTTCAACATGCGCATTCTGTGAAGCTATTTTACGGGAGTGTGGATTTAGAACTGGACTCTTCACATCTCCACACCTAATTGATGTGAGAGAAAGGTTTCGGATAGATGG GTTGGATATTTCAGAATATAAATTTCTACAGTACTTTTGGGATTGTTGGAACCAGTTGAAG GAAAAAATTATGGAAGACTTGCCGATGCCCCCACTATTTCAGTTCCTTACTTTATTGGCCTTAAAGATATTTGTCTGCGAAAAG GTTGATGTTGCAATTATTGAAGTTGGTCTTGGTGGGGAGTTGGACTCAACAAatgtg ATCAAAGAGACTCTTGTTTGTGGCATATCTCCCTTGGGGATGGATCATACAGAAATTTTGG GAAATACACTAGCAAAAATTGCATTCCACAAGGCTGGAATTTTCAAG CATAAAGTTCCTGCTTTCACGGTACCCCAACCTTCGGAAGCAATGGATGTTCTTCAGAGAAGGGCCTCTAAATTAATG GTTCCTTTACAAGTAGCGTCTCCCCTTGATCCTGAAAAGTTGAATGGAGTAAAGCTTAGCTTGTCTGGTGATCATCAGTTCATAAATGCTGGCCTTGCTGTTGCTCTTTGTAGATGTTGGCTTCAAAGTACACGAAACTCAGAGGAACTCTTC GAAAACAATTCATCAGATTTTCCAGAGGAATTTCTGAAAGGTCTTTCAACTGCACATCTTGCTGGACGGGCTCAGATAGTTCATGATATTATCAAAGGAAGTTCGTGTGGAGATCTGATCTTTTACTTGGATGGAGCTCACAGTCCTGAGAGCATGGAAGTTTGTGCAAAGTGGTTCTCCAGTGCTGTAAAAGAAGACaatatatcttcttcttcttttgggaatgagaaaatgaaagaatcaTTGAGTAATTGTGCTGGTCAACACAGAAAACAGAATTTTGAGGGCTCAAAGAGAATCTCAAAGCAG GTTCTTTTATTCAATTGCATGGATGTGAGAGACCCTCAGATTCTTCTGCCACAACTTGTCAATGACTGTGCTTCCTCCG GTATTCATTTTTCCAAATCCCTTTTTGTTCCAAGTATGTCAAAATATTACAAGGTCACATCTGGTACTACAGTCATGAGTGCAGATTGTTTTCCTAAAGACTTGTCATGGCAATTCACTCTCCAGGGAATTTGGGAGAAGATAATGCATGGGAAAG ATGCTATACTTGAAGAGAACTGCAAGAAAGATAAGTCCGTGACCTCAACATTTGATGGATCCCTTTTTGGAGATTCTCCTCAGAAATGCAATCCTTCTGAGGGACATTTCGCCTGCAGTGCTGTGATTCCATCGTTGTCATTGACAATAAAATGGATGAGAGACTCTGTTAAGAAAAACCCTTCTGTAAGAGTTCAG GTTCTTGTGACTGGGTCCTTGCATCTAGTCGGAGATGTATTGAAGCTCTTGAGGAGATAA
- the LOC122088968 gene encoding folylpolyglutamate synthase-like isoform X4 yields the protein MRSDEVAERSFQDLPPSSSYETAMEALSSLIYSVKHGDRSSIDGTTSGRYGKLERMHIYLKMLSLEEHIAGLKIIHVAGTKGKGSTCAFCEAILRECGFRTGLFTSPHLIDVRERFRIDGLDISEYKFLQYFWDCWNQLKEKIMEDLPMPPLFQFLTLLALKIFVCEKVDVAIIEVGLGGELDSTNVIKETLVCGISPLGMDHTEILGNTLAKIAFHKAGIFKHKVPAFTVPQPSEAMDVLQRRASKLMVPLQVASPLDPEKLNGVKLSLSGDHQFINAGLAVALCRCWLQSTRNSEELFENNSSDFPEEFLKGLSTAHLAGRAQIVHDIIKGSSCGDLIFYLDGAHSPESMEVCAKWFSSAVKEDNISSSSFGNEKMKESLSNCAGQHRKQNFEGSKRISKQVLLFNCMDVRDPQILLPQLVNDCASSVMSADCFPKDLSWQFTLQGIWEKIMHGKDAILEENCKKDKSVTSTFDGSLFGDSPQKCNPSEGHFACSAVIPSLSLTIKWMRDSVKKNPSVRVQVLVTGSLHLVGDVLKLLRR from the exons ATGAGAAGTGATGAAGTTGCTGAAAGAAGCTTTCAAGACTTGCCTCCGTCTTCTTCTTATGAAACTGCTATGGAAGCACTTTCCTCTCTCATTTATAGCGTTAAGCATGGAGATAGGTCAAGTATAGATGGAACAACTTCAGGTAGATATGGGAAATTGGAGAGGATGCATATTTATCTTAAG ATGTTAAGTTTGGAGGAACATATAGCTGGTCTTAAAATAATTCATGTTGCTGGAACCAAAGGGAAG GGTTCAACATGCGCATTCTGTGAAGCTATTTTACGGGAGTGTGGATTTAGAACTGGACTCTTCACATCTCCACACCTAATTGATGTGAGAGAAAGGTTTCGGATAGATGG GTTGGATATTTCAGAATATAAATTTCTACAGTACTTTTGGGATTGTTGGAACCAGTTGAAG GAAAAAATTATGGAAGACTTGCCGATGCCCCCACTATTTCAGTTCCTTACTTTATTGGCCTTAAAGATATTTGTCTGCGAAAAG GTTGATGTTGCAATTATTGAAGTTGGTCTTGGTGGGGAGTTGGACTCAACAAatgtg ATCAAAGAGACTCTTGTTTGTGGCATATCTCCCTTGGGGATGGATCATACAGAAATTTTGG GAAATACACTAGCAAAAATTGCATTCCACAAGGCTGGAATTTTCAAG CATAAAGTTCCTGCTTTCACGGTACCCCAACCTTCGGAAGCAATGGATGTTCTTCAGAGAAGGGCCTCTAAATTAATG GTTCCTTTACAAGTAGCGTCTCCCCTTGATCCTGAAAAGTTGAATGGAGTAAAGCTTAGCTTGTCTGGTGATCATCAGTTCATAAATGCTGGCCTTGCTGTTGCTCTTTGTAGATGTTGGCTTCAAAGTACACGAAACTCAGAGGAACTCTTC GAAAACAATTCATCAGATTTTCCAGAGGAATTTCTGAAAGGTCTTTCAACTGCACATCTTGCTGGACGGGCTCAGATAGTTCATGATATTATCAAAGGAAGTTCGTGTGGAGATCTGATCTTTTACTTGGATGGAGCTCACAGTCCTGAGAGCATGGAAGTTTGTGCAAAGTGGTTCTCCAGTGCTGTAAAAGAAGACaatatatcttcttcttcttttgggaatgagaaaatgaaagaatcaTTGAGTAATTGTGCTGGTCAACACAGAAAACAGAATTTTGAGGGCTCAAAGAGAATCTCAAAGCAG GTTCTTTTATTCAATTGCATGGATGTGAGAGACCCTCAGATTCTTCTGCCACAACTTGTCAATGACTGTGCTTCCTCCG TCATGAGTGCAGATTGTTTTCCTAAAGACTTGTCATGGCAATTCACTCTCCAGGGAATTTGGGAGAAGATAATGCATGGGAAAG ATGCTATACTTGAAGAGAACTGCAAGAAAGATAAGTCCGTGACCTCAACATTTGATGGATCCCTTTTTGGAGATTCTCCTCAGAAATGCAATCCTTCTGAGGGACATTTCGCCTGCAGTGCTGTGATTCCATCGTTGTCATTGACAATAAAATGGATGAGAGACTCTGTTAAGAAAAACCCTTCTGTAAGAGTTCAG GTTCTTGTGACTGGGTCCTTGCATCTAGTCGGAGATGTATTGAAGCTCTTGAGGAGATAA
- the LOC122088968 gene encoding folylpolyglutamate synthase-like isoform X6, with the protein MEQLQMLSLEEHIAGLKIIHVAGTKGKGSTCAFCEAILRECGFRTGLFTSPHLIDVRERFRIDGLDISEYKFLQYFWDCWNQLKEKIMEDLPMPPLFQFLTLLALKIFVCEKVDVAIIEVGLGGELDSTNVIKETLVCGISPLGMDHTEILGNTLAKIAFHKAGIFKHKVPAFTVPQPSEAMDVLQRRASKLMVPLQVASPLDPEKLNGVKLSLSGDHQFINAGLAVALCRCWLQSTRNSEELFENNSSDFPEEFLKGLSTAHLAGRAQIVHDIIKGSSCGDLIFYLDGAHSPESMEVCAKWFSSAVKEDNISSSSFGNEKMKESLSNCAGQHRKQNFEGSKRISKQVLLFNCMDVRDPQILLPQLVNDCASSGIHFSKSLFVPSMSKYYKVTSGTTVMSADCFPKDLSWQFTLQGIWEKIMHGKDAILEENCKKDKSVTSTFDGSLFGDSPQKCNPSEGHFACSAVIPSLSLTIKWMRDSVKKNPSVRVQVLVTGSLHLVGDVLKLLRR; encoded by the exons ATGGAACAACTTCAG ATGTTAAGTTTGGAGGAACATATAGCTGGTCTTAAAATAATTCATGTTGCTGGAACCAAAGGGAAG GGTTCAACATGCGCATTCTGTGAAGCTATTTTACGGGAGTGTGGATTTAGAACTGGACTCTTCACATCTCCACACCTAATTGATGTGAGAGAAAGGTTTCGGATAGATGG GTTGGATATTTCAGAATATAAATTTCTACAGTACTTTTGGGATTGTTGGAACCAGTTGAAG GAAAAAATTATGGAAGACTTGCCGATGCCCCCACTATTTCAGTTCCTTACTTTATTGGCCTTAAAGATATTTGTCTGCGAAAAG GTTGATGTTGCAATTATTGAAGTTGGTCTTGGTGGGGAGTTGGACTCAACAAatgtg ATCAAAGAGACTCTTGTTTGTGGCATATCTCCCTTGGGGATGGATCATACAGAAATTTTGG GAAATACACTAGCAAAAATTGCATTCCACAAGGCTGGAATTTTCAAG CATAAAGTTCCTGCTTTCACGGTACCCCAACCTTCGGAAGCAATGGATGTTCTTCAGAGAAGGGCCTCTAAATTAATG GTTCCTTTACAAGTAGCGTCTCCCCTTGATCCTGAAAAGTTGAATGGAGTAAAGCTTAGCTTGTCTGGTGATCATCAGTTCATAAATGCTGGCCTTGCTGTTGCTCTTTGTAGATGTTGGCTTCAAAGTACACGAAACTCAGAGGAACTCTTC GAAAACAATTCATCAGATTTTCCAGAGGAATTTCTGAAAGGTCTTTCAACTGCACATCTTGCTGGACGGGCTCAGATAGTTCATGATATTATCAAAGGAAGTTCGTGTGGAGATCTGATCTTTTACTTGGATGGAGCTCACAGTCCTGAGAGCATGGAAGTTTGTGCAAAGTGGTTCTCCAGTGCTGTAAAAGAAGACaatatatcttcttcttcttttgggaatgagaaaatgaaagaatcaTTGAGTAATTGTGCTGGTCAACACAGAAAACAGAATTTTGAGGGCTCAAAGAGAATCTCAAAGCAG GTTCTTTTATTCAATTGCATGGATGTGAGAGACCCTCAGATTCTTCTGCCACAACTTGTCAATGACTGTGCTTCCTCCG GTATTCATTTTTCCAAATCCCTTTTTGTTCCAAGTATGTCAAAATATTACAAGGTCACATCTGGTACTACAGTCATGAGTGCAGATTGTTTTCCTAAAGACTTGTCATGGCAATTCACTCTCCAGGGAATTTGGGAGAAGATAATGCATGGGAAAG ATGCTATACTTGAAGAGAACTGCAAGAAAGATAAGTCCGTGACCTCAACATTTGATGGATCCCTTTTTGGAGATTCTCCTCAGAAATGCAATCCTTCTGAGGGACATTTCGCCTGCAGTGCTGTGATTCCATCGTTGTCATTGACAATAAAATGGATGAGAGACTCTGTTAAGAAAAACCCTTCTGTAAGAGTTCAG GTTCTTGTGACTGGGTCCTTGCATCTAGTCGGAGATGTATTGAAGCTCTTGAGGAGATAA